One genomic segment of Sanyastnella coralliicola includes these proteins:
- a CDS encoding choice-of-anchor B family protein: protein MKRFLLAALSCAFLTTASAQTPCVDGEADGYPCLNTSLWSVMDLADLGGGQNGNDCWGWVSPDGREFALMGKDNGTAFVEISDPANPVLIGTLATHTTNSLWRDIKVYENHAYIVSEAPGHGMQVFNLMQLTSAVDIPVIFEATAHYDSFGNSHNIVINEETGYAYAVGTSTFGGGLHIVDISDPLNPQLVGEFAEDGYTHDAQVVIYDGPDGAYSGKEIAFAYNEDNIAIVDVTDKSDCQLISSVSYDLIGYTHQGWLTEDHRFMLVDDELDESDYDINTRTYIYNVEDLSNPIELGWFESDIESADHNQYTLNGLSYQSNYMGGLRVLDLSDVANGNLEEVAYFDTNPESNGNFFWGSWSNYPYLPSQNIIVSTFSHMFVIRLENIVSASSIDPTAELTVYPNPASDQMSIEWEGGKLESLSLINALGQTVRTLPELNAASGRMTIELGDLPSGMYILQNASGSITQRVIKQ from the coding sequence ATGAAGAGATTTTTACTCGCTGCACTTTCTTGTGCTTTTCTTACCACTGCCTCGGCTCAAACACCTTGTGTTGACGGAGAAGCAGATGGTTATCCTTGTCTAAACACAAGCCTTTGGTCTGTGATGGACTTGGCAGATCTCGGTGGAGGTCAAAACGGAAACGATTGTTGGGGATGGGTTAGCCCAGACGGAAGAGAATTTGCCTTGATGGGTAAAGACAACGGAACAGCATTTGTAGAGATTTCTGATCCAGCCAATCCTGTTCTTATTGGAACATTGGCAACACACACCACGAATAGCCTTTGGCGAGACATTAAGGTATATGAAAACCATGCCTACATCGTATCTGAGGCACCTGGCCACGGAATGCAAGTGTTCAACTTGATGCAGCTGACTTCAGCAGTTGATATACCTGTAATCTTTGAAGCTACAGCGCATTACGATAGCTTCGGGAATAGCCACAACATTGTCATCAATGAAGAAACTGGCTATGCCTACGCTGTTGGAACAAGCACCTTTGGCGGTGGCTTGCATATTGTAGACATCTCTGATCCATTGAACCCTCAGTTGGTTGGTGAATTCGCAGAAGACGGGTACACGCACGATGCGCAGGTAGTTATCTATGATGGTCCTGATGGAGCATACTCAGGTAAAGAAATTGCCTTTGCATACAACGAAGACAACATCGCTATCGTTGATGTTACCGACAAGTCAGATTGCCAACTCATCTCTTCAGTTTCGTACGACCTTATTGGATACACACACCAAGGATGGTTGACTGAAGATCATCGCTTCATGCTTGTAGACGACGAGTTGGATGAGAGTGATTACGACATCAACACAAGAACATACATCTACAACGTGGAAGACCTTTCGAACCCGATCGAATTGGGTTGGTTTGAAAGTGACATTGAGTCTGCTGACCACAACCAGTATACATTGAATGGACTTTCGTACCAGTCAAACTACATGGGTGGTCTTCGTGTCTTAGACCTTTCCGACGTAGCAAATGGAAACTTGGAAGAAGTAGCATACTTCGATACGAACCCTGAATCAAACGGAAACTTCTTCTGGGGGTCATGGAGCAATTACCCATACCTCCCGAGTCAGAATATCATTGTGAGCACATTCTCACACATGTTCGTTATCCGATTGGAGAACATTGTTTCTGCATCTTCAATTGATCCAACAGCGGAGTTGACGGTATATCCAAACCCCGCTTCAGATCAGATGAGCATCGAATGGGAAGGAGGGAAGCTCGAGTCATTGAGCTTGATTAACGCTCTCGGACAAACAGTTCGTACGCTGCCAGAACTTAATGCAGCTTCAGGACGTATGACCATCGAACTGGGGGATCTTCCTTCAGGAATGTATATCCTTCAGAACGCGAGTGGATCAATCACTCAGCGTGTGATTAAACAATAA